A section of the Terriglobales bacterium genome encodes:
- a CDS encoding SDR family oxidoreductase codes for MSMEVQRSTIVITGVTRGLGRAMVDEFVRLGHKVLGCARTKIGIEELIRMYPEQDFQTVDVASDAQVQAWAERLVKEYGAPDFVLNNAAVINFKAPLWEVDSQEFSEEIDINVKGVANVTRHFVPSMMARRSGIIVNFISRWGTQFEAHMAPYCASKWAVVALTHVLSEELRPQGISAVGLNPGVVRTGMLQQYLGGVSGTDMSTYPTASEWATTAAPYILRLCLNDSGKLRNVFEPSLDSPIYPCAKCEDELCTTNDESEAKQ; via the coding sequence ATGAGTATGGAAGTTCAACGCTCAACGATTGTCATCACTGGCGTTACCCGCGGCCTTGGCCGTGCCATGGTGGACGAATTTGTCCGGCTGGGACATAAGGTTCTTGGCTGTGCGCGGACAAAGATTGGGATCGAAGAACTCATCCGAATGTACCCAGAACAGGATTTTCAGACAGTGGATGTCGCTTCAGATGCTCAAGTCCAAGCCTGGGCTGAGCGTCTTGTAAAAGAGTATGGAGCGCCTGACTTTGTACTCAACAACGCGGCTGTCATCAATTTCAAGGCACCGCTATGGGAAGTCGACAGTCAGGAATTCTCGGAAGAGATCGATATCAACGTCAAAGGTGTCGCTAACGTCACACGGCATTTCGTTCCATCAATGATGGCCCGCAGGAGCGGGATCATCGTCAATTTCATTTCTCGGTGGGGAACCCAGTTCGAGGCGCACATGGCACCCTACTGCGCGAGCAAGTGGGCCGTTGTGGCACTTACCCACGTGCTCTCGGAAGAGCTAAGGCCTCAAGGGATATCGGCTGTGGGCCTGAACCCCGGTGTTGTGAGGACGGGAATGTTGCAACAGTATTTGGGTGGCGTCAGTGGAACCGATATGTCCACCTATCCCACGGCGAGTGAGTGGGCAACAACTGCCGCGCCGTACATTCTGCGGCTGTGCCTCAACGACAGTGGAAAGCTACGAAATGTGTTTGAGCCGTCACTAGATTCACCCATCTACCCGTGCGCTAAGTGTGAGGATGAACTCTGCACTACGAATGACGAATCTGAGGCTAAGCAATGA